The Xyrauchen texanus isolate HMW12.3.18 chromosome 33, RBS_HiC_50CHRs, whole genome shotgun sequence region AAATTATGCAATGTCAACACAAACATGTTGAACAGCAAGTATacatcacatttaaaatgtacagtatttttcttcGGGGATAATGGATCAAAAGTAttaatgactcatcttgcaccaGACAGACTTATATTGCATAAAgttagaatgagaatgtcccttccACCATTTGTATCTGACTAATAATCATAATTTATGGCTAAACTAAAGGCTACTGGCTAGTTACATTTTTGAGCCAACTACTTGAGCtgtaaatgccatgtgactaatcCATCTGGTGCAGGAAAATGACATCATGCCACTGATTGGCATGCACAGtcctaaccccttacccaaatccATTTCATGCTTTTAAAAGCCTTCCAAAAAAACGGGAACTGGTAAACATCTggtgtaatataaattatatttagaaaatatttgtgaattatatgttccaaaaaaacaaaaacacaatacacAGAGACTTTTGAATGATAGTAAATGGAGATTAATCCTTCACCCATTGGTTTaatagacaaaaatactgattacatCATCTCCTGCTCAGGGGggtatttcatttttgttctttagAATGAGAATGACCCTATCCTTTATTCATAAACAACACTTTCATCTTTCAAGTCACAAATTGTGGTTTGTCAGTATGTCTTAGGATGTGCTCCTAAATATCAATTAGTTGTGATGGAAGAAGTTGGAATTGATTCATTTTGAAGGACTCTTCATTGCTTTCATCTATGCTATCAAGTATGGTTTTGTCGGAGTTTGCCATTAACTAAAGGCTACTGACGCTAACTAAAGGTTAAAAAAGGGATAATGCGGAATTCCATTAAACTCTAAACTAAAAGTACAATATAATACCACATGAAGTTTGACTTCCAACTTGAAAACTTGTGCAGAAATCTAGAACTCTGATTTTGAATTCTACTCACAGAATGAGGCATAAattcattgataacacattttaaagtcaCATTATTTAAGGTTTTACTGAGTATCCCCatgtttaaatgctcctctaCACGCCTCCTACAGAAGTGtagcgggtgtctgaatgttcggagACAGTATACCGTTActcagctgtttagaacttctttttacccatGAAAGAAGAACGAATGAGAAGTTCTACAGAAATATATCAAGGCTTTTAGTGTGAACATACTATTTACACTACAAATACGTAGAACAGTGCAGTAGTATGCAGTTTGGGATGCAGATTTTGTTTCCTTATATGTCATCTTCGGAGCTAAGGGCAATGGCATGTCTTTAtagttggagatatcaagtagaaaTATCCTACATTTgactttgaatggaacgcagcataagcCCTTCAGTACGTCCTGCCCCTACATCCtgtttcaatataaaaaaaacatcaaaacatgaaAGAACACTGCGCACATCAAACCATTTCATAGAGTCCTTAAAATGCTGGAGCTGctgttatagattttttttatggaatggcACACAATGTTCCAAAAACCTGACAGACATCACTGAATTAGATGCcctgaaatatcacacctgtctctgcgACACTCTGCGTGCTAGTAACTGTAAACGTCAAACAAAAATCTttatttagccaatcagaagactttgagaCACTTTTGCCTGTCAGTCGTTTTGTGTGGGTGCAGGATATCCCATAAATGGGAAGCAGGAAGCTGAGAGTTGGAGTTGACACAGATCATTCAAGTCAAAAAACAATATTCAGCTTCATAAGCAGTTATCAGTTATTAGTTTCTCTCCTGAGAACACTAGAGAGCAACAGTGCTTACCTACATATCCTGACGTCtaggctttatatatatatatatataacatttttacattttatatatttttaaaatgaggTCCCAGCTTGGACGGTTTCTTGGGGCCTCGAAAAATGTAAAcccacccctgctctagagaACACTAAAATGGTGACTTCAAAGAAACCCAACATGGTCTCATgacgaaatcgtcaggattcataCGACTTTTCTGAATTGgttaattcgtatgatatcgtgcgactgcactgAATTCCTACGAATTCCTACAGCCAATGACGACGCTGGACAGTTACTTGCTTCTgttacacacaacagcttcctgtcgtatttacacactctactggtTGGTTacgtttagataaggggtttgggtaagggcatattAATAAGTCCTTAATGCCTCGTGCACGGAACTCACACTCCACATTACACATCCGGGAATTGCACGTGATGAAGATTTAATGCGAACAACATCATGTGAGgtcatatgaaatagccaactcgtaaattctgtatgaatattcatgagattggtttgaacaaaacaacaacactgaaagaaactaagacttctattaaatctgaataaaaacttttgtacttttttctttttacaatttgtgtAGCCCCAATGCATTTTCAAAGCATACATACTTATTCAAGCTCGAAAGCTTATGGGTATTTTACCAATatatcccacaatgcagtgctatgctgttattttactgtatacaggttgttgtttttttcataacaaatatacTATTCAATCCTGGcaacatttgacatttaataagTACATTGCTTTAAAGGATTATTGATACTTTTTAATTCGATTTTTCATTAGACAGACAGgctgatgtgagatgataaagaacagAGGAGTTGGTTAGAAACATCATGAACAGTAACCATGTGCCACAAACGTGAATTTTCATGGGGGTTTTTAAAATAGACGTTTCAAAATGTCACTAGCTTTCACCAAGATGAAATCTTGATTGTAAAATTGAATGTAAAttttcccctaatgccttgcaAACAACTGCTTTTTACAgtaaaactagtcacttcacaATAAGTCTGCTCTTGTtctcccagaatgcaacatttttaacagcaaactaaTATATTTAAGAATCACAGTTGATTGCTGTAGGAATTTGGCTGTAAATTGACAGTAATTGTTTACAGTGTACTATTGTACATTTGTTTGGAGAGTCTAAACCAGTAGTAAGTCTGGCTGATGTTCCACAATGGCACATTGATTACAGCACCTGTATCATTGCAGGGTGTCTCTCAGTGCCTAAATGTCCATGTACTTTTGTTTTTGCAGGTGCTTTGCCCATCATTTACATCACTCTTCTATGTTACCCCACACCCCGCCATGCAGTGATGTTAGCATATCTCCTTCTCTCCGGCTATGGTGTTCACTGCGCAGTCACAGCACGGAATAACATGCAGCGTCTTCAGTCGTTCGCCTGGCAAGCGCTCTTCCGCTTCTTTCTCTTCTTACTGCGTCTAATTGGTGCAGGGAGAGGAAGCCCCGCCTCCCTTCGCCTCTACCTCACCATGGATACTCTGGCTTTGCTAGGAGGACTGGTCAATGTTTCCCGCCTGCCTGAGCGTTTTAGTCCTGGGCAGTTTGACTACTGGTTTAACAGTCACCAGATCATGCACATCATGGTTATCCTCTCGATACTGTACTTACACTGGGGCATGCTAGAGGACTTAACCTGGTTAAAGGGATACCACTGTCCTAATGAATAAATCTGACTGATTAGATGTAATGATACTCAAACTGTGGGGAAATGTATGTTGCAGGGCCCTTAAAAATAGTATtttggtggtaccatggtacattGAAGATATCAGTTGGTAATTCTATGGTATGAGCCGCCTAACTGACAGTATTTTTGGTCACCATATGGTGGTACTTTATGGTAAGAGTATGGTAATACTACAGTATTTTGATACCATGTTCATATACTATGGGGTGTACATAGTAGATAACTATGGTTTTGCAGGAGCACCGTGTCTATAAAATTATGGTAAAGCCATGGTACTTGTAAAAGCTCTGAAAATAgtgttcaattatttatttaacaagGATGTAGCATCATATTGTTTGAAATGAAATAAGATGTATTTGTGTTTTGGTTTAGGGAAGTGCCAATACAATGTCAAATTATAAGCTTTAAACTCCTTTTTAACTTCTAAGGTTCAAAATGTAAACCCTGATAAAATGGTATCCTGGAATTATTAACATTACTGTTATTAAACCATATGATGATTTAGTTTTTTCTATTTCAAAGGTGCTACATATTTGAAATctgaaatatatgtgtgtgtgtatcaattTGACACGTGGCGCCTACCTAAACactgttgcagaccaggtacacctcttcatggcaatggcattccctaatggcagtggcctttttcagcaggataatgcgccctgccacactgcacacattgtttgggaatggtttgaggaacatgatgaagagttcaaggtgttttcctgacctccaaattccccagatctcaattgattgagcatctgtaggatgtgctggaccaacggAGGACCAACACAAGGAGGACCAATAGCagattaggcaggtggttataatgctcatcagtatatttttaatatttatataaaaatacagagATACATTGATGTGAAATTGGTTAAAATGGGACAGTACTATACAAATACTTCAATTAAACAAGCTGAGCTTGAAAGTCTTTTAAAAGCTGTTAAaacaccaaatatatatatatttttttttaatgaacataaAGTAACAAGAACATGACACAATGAAGTCAAAGGCAATAATGACAATATTGCTGCAAGTACCAATATTGCTCCCTAGTTCTGAAAAAAAGACTGAGCAGTCAAATAATGCCCAAAAATGTGATTTCAGAAGCATTATTTCAGTCATACCAAATCTAAGGAGCAGTGGCAATTTCTCAAggacagcaaagccttctctgctagcGTAacatgccaaattaataaatatttttcatccttttatTCTCAATCACGttacactcttaattaatctacaaataaaagaataattttttttttatcaaagtgtgacaactgtttcacaaatcacttgcctgaagcagcatgtgagtctgagctccaccccgtcaggccttcaaaATTTCTATAGAATTTGCCCTTGCCCACTGATCCGCCACTGATGGTTGGAGATATcgagtaggaatatcccacatcaaatttaaatggaacgcagcataaccgtgtaccctgaagaaactaaatttattgcaagcaacatttaaatcacaaatattattagatagatttttccaggtattatagacctccttggtagattcttATGAAAAATTATCATATGTTctggagacgttcatttcacaaaacagtcatgctgcagttaataTTAGGCTTTCTTGAGCactaagtgtcgtttcaagttctggctttcatgtgtggatgtgtttttaaaatgtcaattggtattactagttagctgtgacataatgtatgaagCACAATGTCATAGGGTGTTATTcaatgtgaaactgtgttttcttaatgggaCGAATCACACTGAAGACCTAGATTGTAAATGCACGGCCCACCACTGCTAAGAAGACTCATGATTGtagacaaagatttttaaagtTATAAGCATTTATTAATAACATTGAAAACACTAGCTGGTGCGGTCTCCAAACTGCTGAGACATTTTTAGGTCATGGTGATAATGATATGCATCAAGGTTTGTCTTGATACACCAAAGCATTGaattttataacaaaatgtcCAGTGAACAACATCGCTGGCCATGGAAATTGACATCATATTGTGTATGACCCAAGGAAGCGAAAGAGGCCAAGTTCATGATTTTAGGCCAAACAATTCAAAAGGTATAAGCAAAAGACCTTTTTCACATTTCTCCCCAATAGGTGGCAGTGGCCCTAAACTGGTGTGATACCCTCAGGTCATGGTGCCAATGAAATATACAATATGCCAAAGTGTAGACTAGCTAAAGCCTCACTTTGTGTTTGGCCTCCTTGCCACCACATACGCAAGCTGATTTCTCAACAATGGTTTGAAAATGAAAACGTTTATTGATAGATTCTGTGCGTCTTGCTCTGAAGATCATCTGAGCCAAATGTGGGAAAGATTTGACTAAATTTGTAGGAGTGGCAAATTGTCATTGAAGGAAAGTCTAGTTGGGTGGAAATTGGAACCAGGGTATGTATTCAGCATGAGCCACAGAATCTGAGAAAAGAATATCTAGTTTTTGACCACATGTTTATAAAGTTATGAGCAGAAATATAAGTGTAAATTTGTGTATCTTTGCAACACTTTGGCATATTGAAACATAACTTGGTATATAGAATCATCTCAATGACCTGAGCATACCTGGGCTGCTTTGGGACAGCACCACCTACTGGTAAAAATATGGAAAAATGCTATGTTTGCTTATAACTTTTGAATATAACCTTAAATATTGGAACTGGTCTCTATAAATTCATTGAGCCATTGGGAGTTATTGGGAGAATGATATCCTATGTCTTTATGTCGGCCATATTGCACGTTCGCCATTTTCAATTATTTCATAAAACGCTGTATTTTACCAACGGTGTGGCATACCAAGACGAAACTTGGTATGCATCAC contains the following coding sequences:
- the paqr4b gene encoding progestin and adipoQ receptor family member 4; this translates as MAFFIGPKLMDFKNSPAHLQFNKYVLTGYRPISTYRDCLRSLFYLHNEFGNIYTHGIPFICFLLFLPLSIPWAEVDEWWIGVVHYLACLSPTVCSVFYHLFMNHEDGAPIYDTLLCLDMFGVCLVNTLGALPIIYITLLCYPTPRHAVMLAYLLLSGYGVHCAVTARNNMQRLQSFAWQALFRFFLFLLRLIGAGRGSPASLRLYLTMDTLALLGGLVNVSRLPERFSPGQFDYWFNSHQIMHIMVILSILYLHWGMLEDLTWLKGYHCPNE